A window of the Microtus pennsylvanicus isolate mMicPen1 chromosome 4, mMicPen1.hap1, whole genome shotgun sequence genome harbors these coding sequences:
- the LOC142848897 gene encoding putative G-protein coupled receptor 141 encodes MGVMNGTIMSNGSSMDQDYCNAFCRIILITVYSVVLFGGTIGTVTMSYMMFKRNSQSAIATIIINIIVLHSLLLISLPFRLSYYLSAVWKLGSFACRVVSGLIYGHMYFTFVFYVAIVILRLLIYFKKLQMQQLQKFHAVVLSIIIWMVASFIFLPIFFLQYGTDPSYTEQQQRCFEFHRSLNCTDTIIINYSIIAIMMTTVLSLFLIQLAVILCLIRDYWPDMWAHQDYRAQIKSFFFLVVIVVCFIPHHAFRVYFIQNYPKEKNSKLILYNEICVALTAFCCLDMLCFIGGIIH; translated from the coding sequence ATGGGTGTGATGAATGGAACCATAATGTCAAATGGCTCAAGCATGGACCAAGACTACTGTAATGCCTTCTGCAGAATTATTCTGATAACAGTCTATAGTGTGGTTTTATTTGGAGGCACCATTGGAACAGTTACGATGTCATATATGATGTTCAAAAGGAATAGTCAATCAGCGATTGCCACGATCATCATTAATATCATTGTGCTGCACTCGCTCCTCCTGATTAGTCTGCCATTCCGCCTCAGCTACTATCTCTCAGCAGTCTGGAAGCTTGGGTCTTTTGCCTGCCGAGTGGTTAGTGGCCTCATATATGGTCATATGtactttacttttgttttctatgtgGCCATTGTCATACTTCGGTTGCTCATCTATTTTAAGAAACTCCAAATGCAACAGCTACAAAAGTTCCATGCCGTGGTTCTAAGTATTATTATTTGGATGGTAGCAAGCTTCATCTTTTTGCCaatattttttttacagtatGGCACAGATCCAAGTTACACAGAGCAACAACAACGATGTTTTGAGTTTCATAGATCTCTCAACTGCACCGATACCATAATCATAAACTACTCTATAATTGCCATTATGATGACAAcagttctgtctctctttctgataCAGCTCGCTGTAATTCTTTGTTTGATAAGAGACTATTGGCCTGATATGTGGGCCCATCAGGATTACCGAGCTCAAATCAAGAGTTTCTTCTTCCTGGTAGTCATCGTTGTCTGCTTCATACCCCACCATGCTTTCAGggtatattttattcaaaattaccCAAAGGAAAAGAATTCTAAATTGATACTTTACAATGAAATTTGTGTTGCTTTAACGGCCTTCTGCTGCCTGGACATGTTGTGTTTCATAGGTGGCATCATCCATTAG
- the LOC142848896 gene encoding putative G-protein coupled receptor 141 has protein sequence MDKQNISETSSCDPIVAHHLIPLYFLVLIGGLVGVISILFLLVKMNSRSVTTMAVINLVVVHGLFLLTVPFRVAYLIKGTWTFGLPFCKFVSAMLHIHMYLTFLFYVVILVIRYLIFFKRRDKVEFYRKLHAVAASTAMWLLVIVIVVPLVVSQYGNNEEYNEQHCFRFHKELVRDYVQVLNYMIVIIVITIAMVLLGIQVFITLSMVRKLRHSLLSHQEFWAQLKNLFFIGIIFICFLPYQFFRIYYLYAVTHSKNCEDKVAFYNEIFLSTTAISCYDLLLFVLGGSHWVKQKIIDLWNCLLCR, from the coding sequence ATGGACAAACAAAATATCTCCGAGACTTCCTCTTGTGATCCTATAGTGGCCCATCATTTGATCCCGCTTTACTTCCTAGTGCTCATTGGCGGCCTGGTAGGTGTCATCTCCATCCTGTTCTTGCTGGTGAAAATGAACTCACGTTCAGTGACTACCATGGCAGTCATTAACCTGGTGGTGGTCCATGGGTTATTCCTGCTGACTGTGCCTTTCCGTGTGGCATACCTCATCAAGGGGACTTGGACATTTGGATTGCCTTTCTGCAAGTTTGTGAGTGCCATGCTGCATATCCACATGTACCTCACCTTCCTCTTCTACGTGGTGATCCTGGTCATCAGGTACCTCATCTTCTTCAAGCGCAGAGACAAAGTAGAATTCTACAGAAAACTGCATGCCGTTGCTGCCAGTACTGCTATGTGGCTTTTGGTGATTGTTATTGTGGTACCCCTGGTGGTTTCTCAGTATGGAAATAATGAAGAATACAACGAGCAACACTGCTTTAGATTCCATAAAGAACTTGTCCGTGATTATGTACAAGTTCTCAACTATATGATAGTCATTATTGTCATAACCATTGCAATGGTTCTCTTGGGTATCCAAGTCTTCATCACACTGTCCATGGTGCGGAAGCTTCGCCACTCCTTACTGTCCCACCAGGAGTTCTGGGCTCAGTTGAAAAATCTGTTTTTTATAGGCATaatcttcatttgttttcttccctACCAGTTCTTTAGGATTTATTACTTGTATGCAGTGACACATTCCAAGAACTGTGAAGACAAAGTTGCATTTTACAACGAAATTTTCTTAAGCACAACAGCAATCAGCTGCTATGATTTACTGCTCTTTGTCCTTGGAGGAAGCCACTGGGTTAAGCAAAAGATTATTGACCTATGGAACTGCCTTTTATGCCGTTAG